One Cohnella candidum genomic region harbors:
- the rplS gene encoding 50S ribosomal protein L19, with translation MNLLQTITQEQLRKDVPIFRPGDTLKVHVKVVEGSRERVQLFEGVVIKRRGGGISETFTVRKISYGVGVERTFPVHSPRIEKIEVARRGKVRRAKLYYLRDLRGKAARIKEIR, from the coding sequence ATGAATCTGCTTCAAACGATTACGCAAGAACAGCTGCGCAAGGACGTGCCAATCTTCCGTCCCGGCGACACGCTGAAAGTGCACGTGAAGGTCGTCGAGGGTTCCCGCGAACGCGTTCAGCTGTTCGAAGGCGTCGTGATCAAACGTCGCGGCGGCGGCATCAGCGAAACGTTCACGGTTCGTAAGATCTCTTACGGCGTCGGCGTTGAGCGTACTTTCCCGGTACACTCGCCGCGCATCGAGAAGATCGAAGTAGCGCGCCGCGGTAAAGTCCGCCGTGCTAAGCTGTACTACCTGCGCGACCTGCGCGGTAAAGCGGCCCGTATCAAAGAAATTCGATAA
- the lepB gene encoding signal peptidase I → MDERRNPPSDEWKEENGTPEGQATDSGAEEGSGPREGGSAGNGGPGQPPRSKAAGELVEWIKALAIAGLLVFVIRWFLVSPFIVDGPSMQPNFHDRERIIVNKIVYDIRQPKRGEVIVFHVPEEGRDFIKRVIGVPGDTVKVEGDTVTINGKAIDEPYLKEAYENAHASGQVYNEDRGDSSRFPNAEFPDGKVPEGTLFVMGDNRPNSEDSRMIGYIPLDRVVGRADLVYWPLGDFHFVSHKS, encoded by the coding sequence ATGGATGAACGGCGGAATCCCCCGTCCGACGAATGGAAAGAGGAAAACGGAACACCCGAAGGTCAGGCGACGGATTCGGGCGCGGAAGAGGGTTCTGGCCCGCGGGAAGGCGGCTCCGCCGGAAACGGAGGGCCGGGCCAACCGCCCCGCTCGAAAGCGGCCGGAGAGCTGGTGGAATGGATCAAGGCGCTGGCCATCGCGGGACTGCTCGTTTTCGTCATCCGCTGGTTTTTGGTCAGCCCGTTCATCGTGGACGGCCCTTCGATGCAGCCGAATTTCCACGACCGGGAACGGATCATCGTCAACAAGATCGTCTACGACATCCGTCAGCCGAAACGCGGCGAAGTCATCGTTTTCCACGTGCCGGAGGAAGGCCGCGACTTCATTAAGCGGGTGATCGGCGTTCCGGGCGATACGGTGAAGGTCGAAGGCGACACGGTCACGATTAACGGCAAGGCGATTGACGAACCCTATTTGAAGGAAGCCTACGAGAACGCCCATGCCTCCGGACAGGTGTACAATGAGGACAGAGGCGATTCCAGCCGTTTTCCGAATGCCGAGTTTCCGGACGGGAAAGTGCCCGAAGGCACCTTGTTCGTCATGGGCGACAACCGTCCGAACAGCGAAGACAGCCGAATGATCGGCTATATTCCGCTGGATCGGGTCGTCGGACGCGCCGATCTGGTTTACTGGCCGCTGGGAGATTTCCACTTCGTTTCGCATAAATCTTAG